In the genome of Montipora foliosa isolate CH-2021 chromosome 3, ASM3666993v2, whole genome shotgun sequence, one region contains:
- the LOC137996046 gene encoding uncharacterized protein has product MGKACVTLKRIVSIPRLELAAATISVNIGDKLKYELEYEDIKDYYWTESKVLLGFISNESRRFHTYVANRVQLIHEHTIPSQWHYVETALNTADEGSRGMSPKDFVEKSEWIGGPDFLKEPVQSWLKEESYDNHVDSYFPEVKNVKVNISAVKVSSDILKRLRRFSGWFKLKMAEALCLKHKRRLRDRVLAKRKVSSGLASDEELAGRKDLNSTPVNVADLKEAEMEIIKHVQRNELPSAIKSLQDIQEKVVYGSPSKAVHIEVADSLETDSFIDALRRFICRRGSVREILCDRGTNSIGAEAELKKAIEEMDDQEIKAELLKESIHLIKNPASASNFGSVWERQIRSIRSVMNGLIREHGSRLDEDSLRTFLCEAEYTINNRPLTVETISDPHSAPPFSPSMLLTGKTRLVLPPPGEFKREDL; this is encoded by the exons ATGGGGAAGGCCTGCGTAACACTGAAGAGGATAGTCAGTATCCCAAGGTTGGAATTGGCCGCTGCCACGATTTCTGTCAATATTGGTGACAAGTTAAAATATGAATTGGAGTATGAGGACATTAAGGACTACTACTGGACGGAAAGTAAAGTCCTTTTAGGCTTTATAAGTAACGAATCTCGTCGTTTTCATACCTACGTAGCCAACAGAGTTCAGCTTATCCATGAGCACACTATCCCTTCACAATGGCACTATGTGGAAACCGCCTTGAATACCGCTGACGAAGGGTCAAGAGGTATGTCACCCAAGGACTTCGTGGAAAAATCAGAATGGATCGGGGGTCCTGACTTCCTGAAAGAACCTGTACAGAGCTGGCTGAAGGAAGAATCGTATGACAACCACGTGGATTCATATTTCCCTGAAGTCAAAAACGTCAAGGTTAACATTAGTGCAGTGAAAGTGAGCAGTGATATTCTCAAGAGACTTCGACGATTCTCCGGTTGGTTTAAATTGAAGATGGCTGAAGCGCTTTGCCTGAAACACAAGAGACGTCTTAGAGATAGAGTTCTGGCCAAGAGGAAAGTGTCCAGCGGTTTGGCATCTGATGAGGAACTTGCTGGACGCAAGGATCTCAATTCTACACCAGTCAACGTAGCTGACTTAAAAGAAGCAGAAATGGAGATCATAAAGCACGTACAAAGAAATGAATTGCCGTCAGCAATTAAAAGTCTCCAAGACATCCAAGAGAAAGTCGTCTACGGTAGTC CGAGCAAGGCAGTACACATAGAGGTAGCGGATTCTTTGGAAACGGATTCGTTTATAGATGCGCTGAGACGTTTCATCTGTAGACGGGGATCAGTCAGGGAAATTCTGTGTGACCGAGGAACGAATTCCATTGGGGCAGAAGCAGAACTCAAGAAAGCTATTGAAGAAATGGATGACCAGGAGATCAAAGCAGAACTCCTTAAGGAGAGCATTCATTTGATTAAGAACCCTGCATCTGCTAGCAATTTTGGTAGTGTCTGGGAAAGACAAATCAGGTCAATCAGAAGTGTCATGAATGGTCTCATTAGAGAACACGGTAGTCGTCTGGATGAAGATTCGTTGAGGACCTTCCTTTGCGAAGCCGAATACACGATCAACAACAGACCTCTGACAGTGGAGACCATCAGCGACCCACATTCGGCACCACCATTCTCACCAAGTATGCTGCTTACAGGAAAGACAAGACTTGTGCTGCCCCCGCCTGGAGAATTCAAGAGAGAAGACCTGTAG
- the LOC137996047 gene encoding uncharacterized protein: MGGVCCSTTFEGQSLNDKLLQGPDLTSILLGVLTRFRQEKYAFMADIEKMFFQAGVRKEDQSFLRFLRWPNGDLEHKDEEYCMTVHLFGAVSSPACANYALQRTADDNEDNYGTEVANTVRGNFYVDDVLKSASTEDKAISI; this comes from the coding sequence ATGGGTGGTGTTTGTTGTTCGACCACATTTGAAGGACAGTCCTTGAATGACAAACTTCTTCAGGGACCAGATCTTACAAGTATTCTGCTCGGTGTCCTTACCAGATTTCGCCAAGAGAAGTACGCCTTTATGGCGGACATCGAGAAGATGTTCTTTCAAGCAGGTGTTAGAAAGGAAGATCAAAGTTTCCTCAGATTTTTGCGGTGGCCAAATGGAGACTTGGAGCATAAAGACGAAGAGTATTGTATGACTGTGCACCTTTTCGGTGCAGTATCATCCCCTGCATGTGCCAACTACGCACTTCAGCGTACAGCAGACGACAATGAAGACAACTATGGAACTGAGGTAGCCAACACCGTTAGAGGGAACTTCTATGTGGATGATGTTCTAAAATCTGCAAGCACCGAAGACAAAGCTATATCGATCTAG
- the LOC137996048 gene encoding neuropilin-2-like, whose product MMTVGSRFNETRGVARWCPRTTTNRSDYLQIDLGSVGSVCAIATQGTMSPFYSTSYKLQSSVSGTTVFPGNTAQSGIVQNSLSIAIKARYVRFYPVTLHYWPCLRVEIFVQE is encoded by the exons ATGATGACCGTAGGTAGCCGATTCAATGAAACTAGGGGGGTAGCACGCTGGTGTCCAAGGACTACAACCAACAGAAGCGATTATCTTCAAATTGATTTGGGATCAGTGGGTTCTGTTTGTGCAATCGCAACACAAGGAACAATGTCGCCATTTTATTCCACCAGCTACAAACTGCAGTCTTCTGTCAGCGGTACTACC gTGTTTCCTGGAAATACAGCTCAAAGTGGTATTGTCCAGAATTCACTCAGTATTGCCATCAAAGCCAGATATGTTCGCTTTTATCCCGTAACATTACACTATTGGCCTTGTCTGAGGGTTGAGATATTTGTGCAAGAATAG